In Terriglobus sp. TAA 43, a single window of DNA contains:
- a CDS encoding GNAT family N-acetyltransferase, whose protein sequence is MSELRVEQLHTLEEFDACVHLQQKTWQYSAGELLPRRVFFLADKLGGHVLGARDGNTLVGFNLGLPAQRNGMAYIHSQMLAVLPEYRNSGLGRTMKLRQREIALEQGIKLIEWTYDPLEIKNSFFNLSRLGAISRRYIPDFYGSSSSPLQGGLPTDRLYAEWWIDSDHVKRVMAREAMKEKVEATVSVPAQIYAWKAEGDKHAVQTQLRVREALTRHFAEGLSVIGYERAEDGTGAFLLGLVPAEFQSY, encoded by the coding sequence GTGAGTGAGCTTCGTGTAGAGCAGTTACATACGTTGGAAGAGTTTGATGCCTGCGTGCATTTGCAGCAGAAGACATGGCAGTATTCCGCGGGTGAGTTATTGCCGCGCAGGGTATTCTTTCTTGCCGACAAACTGGGTGGACATGTCCTGGGGGCCAGGGATGGCAACACCTTAGTGGGTTTCAACCTGGGGTTGCCGGCGCAGCGCAACGGCATGGCATATATCCATTCGCAGATGCTGGCAGTGCTGCCGGAGTATCGCAATAGCGGCCTGGGACGGACCATGAAGCTGCGACAGCGCGAGATTGCGTTAGAGCAGGGCATCAAACTTATCGAGTGGACTTATGATCCACTGGAAATAAAGAACAGTTTTTTTAACCTATCGCGCCTTGGTGCGATTAGTCGCAGATATATCCCGGATTTTTATGGGTCGTCATCGTCACCGTTGCAGGGTGGTTTGCCGACGGATCGTTTGTATGCGGAATGGTGGATTGACTCGGACCACGTGAAGCGTGTGATGGCGCGTGAGGCGATGAAAGAAAAGGTGGAAGCTACCGTCTCAGTCCCTGCCCAGATTTACGCGTGGAAAGCCGAAGGCGATAAGCATGCTGTGCAGACGCAGTTGCGGGTAAGGGAAGCTCTCACGCGGCACTTTGCTGAGGGCCTTTCTGTGATTGGTTATGAGCGCGCGGAAGATGGTACGGGTGCGTTTTTGCTGGGGCTAGTGCCTGCTGAATTTCAAAGCTATTAG
- the mazG gene encoding nucleoside triphosphate pyrophosphohydrolase translates to MSESTSAKAGDAFREAAAIMARLRGPGGCPWDREQTFDSIKPHTLEETYEVFDAIDRRAWGELRDELGDLLLQVLFYGQMAEDEGHFNIDDVVRGLSAKLVRRHPHIFGDVVAETAGDVIQTWDAVKQKEREGKLAKDDGLLGDVPRFVPALVEARKLGSKAAKVGFDWPDASGLLDKVQEEIAEVREEMTTAPNAELLEEEIGDLYFVLTNLSRHLHVDPEQALKKANTKFRRRFRAMEEMAGDGFAALPLDEKDALWNKAKLKEKSL, encoded by the coding sequence ATGAGTGAAAGCACGTCAGCGAAAGCTGGAGATGCATTCCGTGAAGCCGCAGCGATCATGGCGCGGCTGCGTGGTCCGGGCGGATGCCCGTGGGATCGCGAACAGACCTTCGATTCCATCAAACCGCATACGTTGGAGGAGACCTACGAGGTCTTCGACGCGATTGATCGGCGTGCCTGGGGCGAGTTGCGTGACGAGCTTGGCGACTTGCTGTTGCAGGTGCTGTTCTACGGGCAGATGGCCGAAGACGAAGGGCATTTCAATATTGACGATGTCGTCCGTGGACTCAGTGCGAAGCTGGTGCGCCGGCATCCGCATATCTTTGGTGATGTTGTCGCCGAGACGGCAGGCGACGTTATCCAGACATGGGATGCGGTGAAGCAGAAGGAACGCGAAGGTAAGCTCGCGAAGGATGATGGCTTGCTGGGCGACGTTCCGCGCTTTGTGCCTGCTCTGGTTGAGGCGCGCAAGCTTGGCTCCAAGGCTGCGAAGGTTGGTTTTGACTGGCCGGATGCCAGCGGTCTGCTGGATAAGGTTCAGGAAGAGATTGCGGAGGTCAGAGAAGAGATGACTACCGCGCCGAATGCCGAATTACTGGAAGAAGAGATTGGCGATTTGTACTTTGTACTGACCAATCTTTCGCGTCATTTGCATGTTGATCCAGAACAGGCGTTGAAGAAGGCGAACACGAAGTTTCGTCGCAGGTTTCGCGCGATGGAAGAGATGGCGGGAGATGGATTTGCCGCGCTGCCGCTGGATGAAAAGGATGCGCTTTGGAACAAGGCAAAACTCAAGGAGAAGAGCCTGTGA
- a CDS encoding DUF3311 domain-containing protein, producing MQEPVENEKRNRGWLWLLLLPVVALIFPSLYNRETPTLFGFPFFYWYQLLWVFIATAILGLVYKLVKE from the coding sequence ATGCAGGAACCAGTCGAAAACGAAAAGCGAAACCGCGGATGGCTGTGGCTTCTGCTGCTGCCCGTTGTGGCGCTCATCTTTCCCAGCCTCTACAACCGCGAAACGCCCACGCTCTTCGGCTTCCCGTTCTTCTACTGGTATCAGTTGTTGTGGGTCTTCATCGCAACGGCCATCCTCGGCCTCGTCTACAAGCTCGTGAAGGAATAG
- a CDS encoding TIGR03435 family protein has product MNVIRFCGLLASLPIIFSFSVASAQEPSSSPSFDVVSIRQVSSGAQRSNDQPDMEVRANGWRLNDESLFAAILNTYTPSVGNAAFYTVKQVQGVPSWAMDDLYVIDARIGESDLERWQNPATRADLLHSMMRSMLADRCKLAVHRELKEVAIYSLTLTKDGPQFSESVPGAKHPTGGPIPGGGEFIPSDGQGVMHFYGAPLSAVAGVLSNMMGRPVQDATGLSGKYDISLKMASLDSTVGSSGLSVSEVAKDLGLKLVPTKGQVEILVIDHIEKPSEN; this is encoded by the coding sequence GTGAACGTGATTCGTTTCTGTGGTCTCCTCGCTTCGCTCCCGATCATTTTCAGTTTTAGCGTTGCGTCTGCACAGGAGCCCTCGTCGTCGCCCTCGTTTGATGTGGTCTCTATTCGACAAGTGAGTTCAGGCGCACAACGCAGCAATGACCAACCAGACATGGAAGTCAGGGCGAATGGATGGCGGTTGAACGATGAGTCGTTGTTCGCCGCGATTCTTAATACCTACACCCCGTCTGTAGGAAACGCGGCTTTTTATACCGTGAAGCAAGTCCAAGGGGTTCCTAGCTGGGCTATGGACGACTTGTATGTGATCGACGCCCGGATCGGAGAGAGTGATCTCGAGAGGTGGCAAAACCCTGCTACTCGGGCCGATTTGCTTCACTCCATGATGCGCTCCATGTTAGCGGATCGCTGCAAGCTTGCTGTCCACCGCGAGTTAAAAGAAGTGGCGATCTATTCTTTAACCCTGACTAAAGATGGGCCCCAGTTTAGTGAATCTGTTCCAGGGGCCAAGCACCCAACTGGCGGCCCCATTCCCGGGGGCGGTGAGTTTATTCCCAGCGACGGGCAGGGTGTAATGCATTTCTACGGAGCGCCTCTCAGCGCCGTTGCCGGAGTGTTGTCCAATATGATGGGACGGCCAGTGCAGGATGCGACGGGACTTAGCGGCAAGTACGATATTTCACTGAAAATGGCGTCGTTGGATTCGACCGTTGGCAGTTCCGGGCTGTCCGTTTCCGAGGTCGCAAAAGACCTTGGCCTCAAACTGGTTCCGACAAAGGGGCAGGTCGAGATTTTGGTCATCGACCATATCGAGAAGCCATCTGAGAACTAG
- a CDS encoding DinB family protein — translation MATVEPWLRGTLSEIEPVRRAVLHALELAEEDVLRWTRDLDDETLEMEPLGLPSVAFQMRHITRSIDRLLTYADGRGLSEEQLLELRSEHVAGSGGEELRRQVSEVIAKVRPFAMRFSQDQLNEPRGVGRAGLPTTLAGLLIHIAEHTQRHVGQLITTAKVAVALKDAQGS, via the coding sequence ATGGCAACTGTGGAACCTTGGCTTCGCGGAACGTTGAGTGAGATTGAGCCAGTGCGGCGGGCGGTTCTGCATGCTCTGGAATTGGCCGAAGAAGATGTATTGCGGTGGACGCGCGATCTGGATGACGAGACGCTCGAAATGGAGCCGTTGGGTCTGCCTTCCGTTGCGTTTCAGATGCGGCATATTACGCGGAGCATTGACCGTTTGCTGACGTATGCGGATGGGCGCGGTTTGTCAGAAGAGCAGCTGCTTGAGCTGCGATCGGAACACGTTGCTGGAAGTGGTGGGGAGGAACTTCGCCGACAAGTGTCGGAGGTGATTGCGAAGGTGCGTCCATTTGCGATGCGGTTTTCGCAGGATCAGTTAAATGAGCCGCGTGGAGTGGGGCGTGCTGGTTTGCCTACGACGTTGGCGGGGTTGTTGATTCACATTGCGGAGCATACGCAGCGGCATGTGGGGCAGTTGATTACTACGGCTAAGGTCGCTGTGGCATTGAAGGATGCGCAGGGGAGTTGA
- the msrB gene encoding peptide-methionine (R)-S-oxide reductase MsrB → MNRRNFLQKAAVFGAAVTVGSRFAMAASGPAMVKIAVFDVDGKPTGVQTVAKVQKSDAEWKKQLQPMQYAVARRAETERPYSGATWNEHAHGVFRCVCCDLALFRSETKFESGTGWPSFYQPIAKENVIEKIDMTLGMERTEVLCRQCDAHLGHVFDDGPRPTGMRYCMNSAAMTFHKTA, encoded by the coding sequence ATGAATCGACGGAACTTCCTGCAGAAAGCGGCGGTTTTTGGCGCTGCGGTGACGGTTGGGTCGCGCTTTGCGATGGCGGCGAGCGGACCTGCCATGGTGAAGATTGCGGTTTTTGACGTGGACGGCAAGCCGACCGGGGTGCAGACGGTGGCAAAGGTGCAGAAGTCCGATGCGGAGTGGAAGAAGCAGTTGCAGCCGATGCAGTATGCGGTAGCTCGGCGGGCAGAGACCGAGCGGCCGTACAGCGGCGCGACGTGGAATGAACATGCGCATGGCGTGTTCCGCTGCGTGTGCTGCGACTTGGCACTGTTCCGGTCTGAGACGAAGTTCGAATCGGGCACGGGGTGGCCGAGCTTCTACCAGCCCATTGCAAAAGAAAATGTGATCGAAAAGATTGACATGACGCTGGGCATGGAGCGGACGGAGGTGCTGTGCCGGCAGTGCGATGCCCACCTGGGACACGTGTTCGATGATGGTCCGCGGCCAACTGGGATGCGGTACTGCATGAACTCTGCGGCGATGACGTTTCACAAGACGGCATAA
- the ffh gene encoding signal recognition particle protein, whose translation MFENLQEKLQRAFKNLRGQGTITEENISEALREIRLALLESDVNLNVVKATIDHIREKALGTQVATALSPTEQIIKIVNDELIEILGKDTARFKFSSQPPTVILMAGLQGSGKTTSSGKLATWLKKGGHRPMLVSVDVYRPAAREQLAIVAKAVGAQIYTGKVNEEEAGTPLVLRLAKEALREARNFGNDILVVDTAGRLGIDEALMDEMKQLKAALNPSEILFVADAMTGQDAVNSADAFHKQLGITGVILTKMDGDARGGAALSIRNVTGAPVKFLGTGEKPEQFEAFHPDRIVSRIMGMGDIATLLERAEEKLDRGKAEDFAKKALSGDGFTLEDFRDQLRQIKKLGSMQSILKMMPSVGPFQGLQQAAEHVDDSQLARTEAIINSMTKKERIDHEIINGSRRRRIAEGSGVSVQEVNQLLKQYGQMRKMFKGLGSGGGKMQRRLMSQMGQMGRMGGGFGR comes from the coding sequence ATGTTTGAGAATCTTCAAGAAAAACTGCAGCGCGCCTTTAAGAACCTCCGCGGTCAGGGCACCATCACGGAAGAGAACATCTCCGAAGCCCTGCGCGAAATTCGCCTCGCGCTGCTCGAATCCGACGTTAATCTGAACGTCGTCAAAGCCACCATCGACCACATCCGAGAAAAAGCTCTCGGTACGCAGGTGGCCACCGCGCTCTCCCCCACCGAACAGATCATCAAGATCGTCAACGACGAACTGATCGAGATCCTCGGCAAGGACACTGCGCGCTTCAAGTTCTCCTCACAGCCACCCACCGTCATCCTGATGGCAGGCCTCCAGGGCTCCGGTAAGACCACTTCCAGCGGCAAGCTGGCCACATGGCTCAAGAAGGGCGGCCACCGCCCCATGCTCGTCTCGGTCGACGTCTACCGTCCTGCCGCGCGTGAGCAACTCGCCATCGTCGCCAAGGCCGTCGGTGCGCAGATCTACACCGGCAAGGTCAACGAAGAAGAAGCTGGCACACCGCTCGTCCTGCGTCTCGCCAAGGAAGCCCTCCGCGAAGCCCGCAACTTTGGTAACGACATCCTCGTCGTCGATACCGCCGGTCGTCTCGGCATCGACGAAGCGCTGATGGACGAGATGAAGCAGCTCAAAGCTGCCCTCAATCCAAGCGAAATCCTCTTCGTGGCCGACGCCATGACCGGACAGGACGCCGTCAACTCCGCCGACGCCTTCCACAAGCAGCTCGGCATCACTGGCGTCATCCTCACCAAGATGGACGGCGACGCACGCGGCGGCGCGGCACTCTCCATCCGCAACGTTACCGGTGCCCCGGTTAAGTTCCTCGGCACCGGCGAAAAACCGGAGCAGTTTGAAGCTTTCCACCCGGACCGTATTGTCTCGCGCATCATGGGCATGGGCGATATCGCCACCCTGCTCGAACGGGCCGAAGAAAAGCTCGACCGCGGCAAGGCAGAAGACTTCGCCAAGAAAGCCCTAAGCGGCGACGGCTTCACTCTCGAAGACTTCCGCGATCAGCTTCGCCAGATCAAGAAGCTCGGTAGCATGCAGTCCATTCTTAAGATGATGCCCTCAGTCGGTCCCTTCCAGGGTCTGCAGCAGGCCGCTGAACACGTGGACGACTCGCAGCTCGCCCGCACCGAAGCGATCATCAACTCGATGACGAAGAAAGAACGCATCGACCACGAAATTATCAACGGCTCACGCCGTCGCCGCATTGCGGAAGGCAGCGGCGTATCGGTTCAGGAAGTGAACCAGTTGCTGAAGCAGTACGGCCAGATGCGCAAGATGTTCAAGGGACTCGGCTCCGGTGGCGGCAAAATGCAGCGCCGCCTCATGAGCCAGATGGGACAAATGGGACGCATGGGCGGTGGCTTCGGCCGCTAG
- a CDS encoding nuclear transport factor 2 family protein, with product MTKPQLWNLYETYAEAWKLVSNEERENALAQVIDDSIQYLTPEFQGSREAILNDMESFRKKFPGAHFAVEDMSSHHDVALFTWALVLADGTIPAKGHDSLLLSPEGKIVSITTFPPSGPKPLS from the coding sequence ATGACAAAGCCGCAACTCTGGAATCTCTACGAGACCTACGCCGAAGCATGGAAACTAGTATCAAACGAAGAACGAGAAAACGCCCTGGCTCAAGTCATTGACGATTCCATCCAGTACCTGACGCCCGAATTCCAGGGTAGCCGCGAAGCAATTCTGAACGACATGGAAAGCTTTCGGAAGAAGTTCCCGGGAGCACACTTTGCTGTCGAAGACATGTCCTCACACCACGATGTCGCCCTCTTCACATGGGCGCTCGTCCTGGCAGACGGAACCATCCCCGCCAAAGGGCACGACTCGCTCCTCCTCTCCCCGGAAGGCAAGATCGTAAGCATCACGACGTTCCCGCCATCCGGTCCAAAGCCTTTGTCATAA
- a CDS encoding dienelactone hydrolase family protein, whose protein sequence is MRLRAFALAASILFGTTAAAHAQDWAVKRLDASPRHHEYVKLQANGKPLDAFVVYPEVKTKATSIVLIPEIFGLSGWAKSMADDLAAAGYIVIAPDVLTGMGPNGGGTDSFPSQDQVTKSVSGLDNAVVMADLDAVADYVTKLPAANGKLASVGFCWGGGKSFAFATHRKDLNAAFVFYGPPPATADMAAINAPVFGFYGGNDARIDATIPATIEAMKAAGKKYDPVTYDGAGHGFMRAGVDPTNTVEGNKTAREQGFARLTTELAKLNAGPAKKRSSLRTPAPAPAKRVVTAKVTTTQCHDMDMAGM, encoded by the coding sequence ATGAGACTCCGCGCGTTCGCCCTCGCCGCCTCCATCCTCTTTGGCACCACAGCCGCTGCACACGCACAGGACTGGGCGGTGAAGCGCCTCGACGCCTCCCCGCGCCACCACGAATATGTCAAGCTCCAGGCCAACGGCAAGCCGCTCGATGCCTTCGTCGTCTACCCCGAAGTGAAAACCAAGGCGACCTCCATCGTTCTCATCCCGGAGATCTTCGGCCTCAGCGGTTGGGCCAAGAGCATGGCCGATGATCTCGCTGCAGCGGGCTACATCGTCATCGCACCCGACGTTCTCACAGGCATGGGACCAAACGGCGGCGGCACGGACAGCTTCCCCTCTCAGGATCAGGTAACCAAATCGGTCAGCGGACTCGATAACGCCGTCGTCATGGCCGACCTCGATGCAGTAGCCGACTACGTCACCAAGCTTCCTGCCGCAAACGGTAAGCTGGCGTCCGTCGGCTTCTGCTGGGGCGGCGGTAAGAGCTTCGCCTTCGCCACGCATCGCAAAGATCTGAACGCAGCATTCGTCTTCTACGGCCCGCCACCTGCCACCGCAGACATGGCTGCCATCAACGCACCTGTCTTCGGTTTCTACGGCGGCAACGACGCACGTATCGATGCAACCATCCCCGCCACCATCGAAGCGATGAAGGCTGCAGGCAAGAAGTATGATCCCGTCACTTACGACGGCGCAGGCCACGGCTTCATGCGAGCCGGTGTTGATCCCACCAATACAGTGGAAGGCAACAAGACCGCACGTGAACAGGGCTTCGCACGCCTCACCACAGAGCTGGCGAAACTCAATGCAGGCCCCGCGAAGAAGCGTTCTTCCCTGCGTACTCCCGCCCCTGCGCCTGCAAAACGCGTCGTAACAGCCAAGGTGACCACCACGCAATGCCATGACATGGATATGGCAGGAATGTAG
- a CDS encoding VOC family protein, translating to MGITTTHKITPFLWFNGNAEEAVDFYISVFPDAEKTGGLPGPGGKPLTISFRLEDLHFTALNSDTEFRFTKAISFVVMCKDQEEIDYYWNKLTANGGQEVACGWLEDKFGLAWQIVPENIFDLVKTPKGMQAMMGMKKFIIADLEAAAKE from the coding sequence ATGGGCATCACGACCACGCACAAGATCACACCATTCCTCTGGTTTAACGGCAACGCGGAAGAGGCTGTCGACTTCTACATCTCTGTCTTCCCCGACGCAGAGAAGACGGGCGGTCTCCCCGGCCCTGGCGGCAAGCCCCTCACCATCTCGTTCCGGTTGGAAGATCTCCATTTCACGGCCCTCAACAGCGACACCGAATTTCGCTTCACCAAGGCCATTTCCTTCGTAGTCATGTGCAAAGACCAGGAAGAGATCGACTATTACTGGAACAAATTAACGGCCAATGGCGGACAGGAAGTTGCCTGTGGCTGGCTGGAAGACAAGTTCGGTCTTGCATGGCAGATCGTCCCCGAAAACATCTTCGATCTGGTGAAGACACCTAAAGGCATGCAAGCCATGATGGGCATGAAGAAATTCATCATTGCCGATCTGGAAGCAGCCGCAAAGGAATAA
- a CDS encoding HD family hydrolase produces MQQAIEFILEVEKLKTVTRKVKPLALERYENSAEHSWQLCLFAYSLEVYAAEPVNMNHVIRMLLVHDIGEIDTGDTMVFVEGGWGERKRDELAAIRRIFGFLPADKAAELESLWQEFEAGQTAEARFANAIDRAMPALLNLNNNGQSWKENGISYERVVKRIRGQIEEGCPALWEYMEPRLAEAKERGFFGA; encoded by the coding sequence ATGCAGCAGGCGATTGAGTTCATCCTGGAAGTAGAGAAGCTGAAGACGGTAACGCGGAAGGTGAAGCCGCTGGCACTGGAGCGGTATGAAAACTCCGCGGAACATAGCTGGCAGCTTTGCCTGTTTGCCTATTCGCTGGAAGTCTACGCCGCGGAACCAGTGAATATGAACCATGTGATCCGCATGCTTCTGGTGCATGACATCGGAGAGATTGATACCGGCGACACTATGGTGTTTGTGGAAGGCGGATGGGGCGAACGCAAGCGCGATGAGCTGGCTGCGATTCGCCGCATCTTTGGTTTTCTGCCTGCCGATAAGGCTGCGGAACTGGAATCGTTGTGGCAGGAGTTTGAAGCGGGGCAGACAGCAGAAGCCCGGTTTGCAAATGCCATTGACCGCGCCATGCCTGCGTTGCTGAACCTGAATAACAACGGCCAGAGCTGGAAGGAAAACGGCATCAGCTATGAGCGCGTAGTGAAACGCATTCGCGGCCAGATTGAAGAAGGATGCCCGGCGCTGTGGGAGTATATGGAGCCGCGCCTTGCCGAAGCGAAAGAACGCGGCTTCTTCGGAGCGTAG
- a CDS encoding peroxiredoxin-like family protein, with protein sequence MAALQDKLDEITQNTRKLVQADRLAISEQAIAELFSTGIEDRILPVGAQAPSFSLLDAVSNKTVRSSDLLALGPLVINFFRGRWDPYCVTELEVWRDLYPQLRERGALLVGISPQTLRQSDFTVQQHNIPYPLLQDANSELAEKFGIAYAVSITLQRYYRSILVNIPFINSGKNIMAAPDDSVWKLPLPATFVIGQDGTIRFAQAHADFRVRPEPEDVLAAL encoded by the coding sequence ATGGCCGCTTTGCAGGATAAGCTCGACGAAATCACACAGAACACGCGAAAGCTGGTGCAGGCCGATCGCCTTGCCATCAGCGAGCAGGCCATTGCCGAGCTTTTCAGCACCGGCATTGAAGATCGCATCCTCCCCGTAGGAGCGCAGGCACCATCGTTTTCGCTGCTGGATGCGGTGTCGAACAAGACGGTTCGTTCCAGCGATCTTCTCGCACTCGGCCCGCTTGTTATCAATTTCTTCCGCGGCCGCTGGGACCCGTACTGCGTCACGGAACTCGAAGTCTGGCGCGACCTCTATCCGCAACTGCGCGAACGCGGCGCCCTCCTCGTCGGCATTTCACCGCAGACACTTCGTCAGAGCGACTTCACCGTTCAACAACACAACATACCCTATCCGCTACTGCAGGACGCAAACAGCGAACTCGCAGAAAAGTTCGGCATTGCGTATGCGGTGTCGATCACGCTCCAGCGCTACTACCGCTCCATCCTGGTGAACATTCCGTTCATTAACAGCGGCAAGAACATCATGGCCGCACCAGATGACAGCGTCTGGAAACTGCCGCTACCCGCCACCTTCGTCATCGGCCAGGACGGCACCATTCGTTTCGCGCAAGCCCACGCGGACTTCCGCGTCCGCCCCGAACCTGAAGACGTCCTCGCCGCGCTCTAA
- a CDS encoding bifunctional transaldolase/phosoglucose isomerase, with product MSSLELQTSLPSALQSTVASTAADWQSGNKLGRLFAKDASLWTSGQGSDDESIWLGWLDIVERQLGDLQSFAALRDDVKAAGFEHALLLGMGGSSLCPEVLSLTYGHQAGFPKLHIVDSTDPAQVAAARAAVNLKKTVCIVASKSGSTLEPNILKDYFFSEMQKEVGAAEAGKHFIAITDPGSKMEAVAKADGFRHIFYGDKTIGGRFSALSNFGIVPAAVAGLDVPKFLQQAKRGVDAAHTAEITKNPGVLLGIILGDAHNAGRDKLTFFTSPEIFDLGAWLEQLIAESTGKLGKGITPVDRETIGAPSVYGNDRVFAYIRLSTADNAAMDAKVDALAAAGHPVVRFTIDDVYELPAIFYIWEIGVAVAGSVMGINTFNQPDVEAAKIETRKLTDEYAATGKLAEHEPILDVDGVKLFADEKYALTLSTTASGKTLTDYLKAHLTQIKQHDYFATLAYIEMTQEHEDLIQSFRMKVRDDKTVATCLGFGPRFLHSTGQDYKGGPNTGVFLQITADHAVDLAIPNAKYTFGVVIDAQAAGDLAVLQQRGRRALRVHLGADVSKGLNQLGLAITEALA from the coding sequence ATGAGCTCGCTCGAACTTCAGACTTCGCTTCCTTCCGCGCTGCAAAGCACCGTTGCCTCTACCGCTGCCGATTGGCAGAGCGGCAACAAACTGGGCCGTCTTTTTGCCAAGGACGCTTCGCTGTGGACCAGCGGACAGGGCTCTGATGATGAATCGATCTGGCTGGGCTGGCTGGATATTGTGGAGCGCCAGTTGGGCGATCTGCAGTCGTTTGCAGCGTTGCGCGACGACGTAAAGGCTGCTGGTTTTGAGCACGCGCTGCTGTTGGGCATGGGCGGATCGTCGCTGTGCCCGGAAGTTCTTTCGCTGACGTATGGCCACCAGGCAGGCTTCCCGAAGCTGCACATTGTGGACTCGACCGATCCCGCGCAGGTTGCAGCGGCACGCGCTGCCGTGAACCTGAAGAAGACGGTTTGCATTGTGGCTTCGAAGTCGGGCTCGACGCTGGAGCCGAACATTCTGAAGGATTACTTCTTCAGCGAGATGCAGAAGGAAGTGGGCGCTGCTGAGGCTGGCAAGCATTTCATTGCGATCACTGATCCAGGTAGCAAGATGGAAGCAGTCGCAAAGGCTGATGGCTTCCGTCACATCTTCTACGGCGATAAAACCATTGGCGGTCGTTTCTCGGCGCTGTCGAACTTTGGCATTGTGCCTGCCGCTGTAGCTGGTCTGGATGTGCCGAAGTTCCTGCAGCAGGCCAAGCGCGGCGTTGACGCGGCGCACACTGCAGAGATCACGAAGAACCCCGGTGTTCTGCTGGGCATCATTCTGGGCGATGCGCACAATGCAGGTCGTGACAAGCTAACGTTCTTTACCTCGCCGGAGATTTTCGACCTGGGTGCCTGGCTGGAGCAGTTGATTGCGGAATCGACTGGCAAGCTGGGCAAGGGCATTACCCCGGTTGATCGCGAGACGATTGGTGCGCCGAGTGTGTATGGCAACGATCGCGTGTTTGCGTACATCCGCCTGAGCACTGCGGACAACGCTGCGATGGATGCGAAGGTGGATGCGCTGGCTGCTGCTGGTCATCCTGTTGTTCGCTTCACGATCGACGATGTGTATGAGCTGCCGGCGATCTTCTACATCTGGGAGATTGGTGTGGCTGTTGCCGGTTCGGTGATGGGCATTAACACCTTCAACCAGCCGGACGTGGAAGCTGCAAAGATCGAGACGCGTAAGCTGACCGATGAGTATGCTGCGACGGGCAAGCTGGCCGAGCATGAGCCGATTCTGGATGTGGACGGCGTCAAACTGTTTGCCGATGAGAAGTATGCTCTGACGCTTTCGACCACCGCTTCCGGCAAGACACTTACGGATTATCTGAAGGCGCATCTGACACAGATTAAGCAGCACGATTACTTTGCGACTCTGGCTTATATCGAGATGACGCAGGAGCATGAGGACCTGATCCAGAGCTTCCGCATGAAGGTGCGTGACGACAAGACGGTGGCCACGTGCCTCGGCTTTGGACCGCGCTTCCTGCACTCGACGGGCCAGGACTACAAGGGTGGACCGAACACCGGTGTGTTTCTGCAGATCACTGCGGACCACGCGGTGGACCTGGCGATTCCGAATGCGAAGTACACGTTTGGCGTGGTGATTGATGCGCAGGCAGCGGGCGATCTGGCCGTGTTGCAGCAGCGCGGACGTCGTGCGCTACGTGTTCATCTGGGCGCCGACGTTTCGAAGGGATTGAACCAGCTTGGGCTGGCGATTACGGAAGCACTCGCATAA